The following coding sequences are from one Sylvia atricapilla isolate bSylAtr1 chromosome 15, bSylAtr1.pri, whole genome shotgun sequence window:
- the RAC1 gene encoding LOW QUALITY PROTEIN: ras-related C3 botulinum toxin substrate 1 (The sequence of the model RefSeq protein was modified relative to this genomic sequence to represent the inferred CDS: inserted 2 bases in 1 codon): protein MQAIKCVVVGDGAVGKTCLLISYTTNAFPGEYIPTVFDNYSANVMVDGKPVNLGLWDTAGQEDYDRLRPLSYPQTVGGTNGKNXSSSLTDQPIADVFLICFSLVSPASFENVRAKWYPEVRHHCPNTPIILVGTKLDLRDDKDTIEKLKEKKLTPITYPQGLAMAKEIGAVKYLECSALTQRGLKTVFDEAIRAVLCPPPVKKRKRKCLLL, encoded by the exons TGCTGTAGGTAAAACATGCCTACTCATCAGTTACACAACCAATGCATTTCCTGGAGAGTATATACCCACAGT ttttgacAACTACTCTGCCAATGTAATGGTTGATGGAAAACCGGTCAACCTGGGTTTGTGGGACACAGCTGGTCAAGAGGACTACGACAGACTACGTCCACTCTCCTACCCACAAACA GTTGGAGGAACCAATGGTAAGAA ATCTTCCAGTCTGACAGATCAACCTATTGCC GATGTCTTCTTAATCTGCTTTTCCCTTGTGAGCCCAGCTTCCTTTGAAAATGTCCGTGCTAAG tgGTATCCTGAGGTGCGGCACCACTGTCCCAACACCCCCATCATTCTCGTGGGCACCAAACTCGATCTGCGGGATGACAAGGACACGATTgaaaagctgaaggagaagAAGCTGACTCCCATCACCTACCCCCAGGGCCTTGCCATGGCAAAAGAGATCG GCGCAGTGAAATATCTCGAATGCTCAGCACTCACGCAGCGAGGCCTCAAGACAGTGTTTGATGAAGCCATCCGAGCAGTGCTGTGCCCCCCTCCTgtaaagaagaggaagagaaaatgtcTGCTGCTGTAA